A stretch of Scheffersomyces stipitis CBS 6054 chromosome 2, complete sequence DNA encodes these proteins:
- the HYS2 gene encoding DNA polymerase delta small subunit (Hydroxyurea sensitive protein HYS2), with protein MVEFTDYFNREVTPSTEYTRTSFKDSSDYPKQEEFIISAKDRKYDRQYFSMYQYRFKNLKERIIGNAIQKWGDGTKRVNGQTIVKQDKILDITSGKLCWVVGTVFCDLKDKLNIFQDVEKGIDDVLPLVPDSYVGDDENSMTTMLEDESGRAILHNEEFLSKNILVTGCIVGVLGIEISAGIFEIMDIVYPEASPQKPLTLKASEGKGKVAIVSGLNLEEGVDADLKLELLKQYVTGSLGSSEDSKTASSVCRLIIAGDSVKPIKEMSDRSNRDFVTTNNYGSKNISQYNPESLVKFDEFLREILVSLPVSVMPGNNDMGEICLPQQPLHKSLFHSNARYLNGEYLERLTNPYWFNFGELRVLGTSGQNVHDILKYLSKNTTAAPELILKIMESHIKWQNFIPTAPDTLYCYPFDNSDPFTLVDETPHVYFVGNQQQYASEVYTYASTTTGNSGSVRLVSVPRFSETGELVLLDLDTLETEVVQISL; from the coding sequence ATGGTCGAGTTTACTGATTACTTCAACAGAGAAGTGACGCCATCGACGGAGTACACAAGAACATCTTTTAAAGATTCTTCCGATTACCCGAAGCAGGAAGAGTTTATCATTTCTGCTAAAGACAGAAAGTATGATAGACAGTATTTTTCCATGTACCAATATCgattcaagaatttgaaagaaCGAATTATAGGCAACGCTATTCAAAAATGGGGCGACGGTACAAAAAGAGTCAACGGACAGACAATTGTCAAACAGGACAAGATTTTGGACATTACCAGCGGGAAGTTGTGTTGGGTTGTTGGGACTGTGTTCTGTGATTTGAAggacaagttgaatatCTTCCAGGATGTAGAAAAAGGAATTGATGACGTATTGCCATTAGTTCCTGACTCCTATGTtggagatgatgaaaattcCATGACAACTATGCTTGAGGACGAGTCTGGAAGGGCTATTTTGCACAACGAGGAGTTCTTGAGTAAAAACATACTAGTTACTGGATGCATTGTGGGTGTGCTTGGAATCGAGATTCTGGCCGGAATATTTGAGATTATGGATATTGTGTATCCTGAGGCATCTCCACAGAAGCCGTTGACCTTGAAAGCTTCCGAAGGGAAGGGTAAAGTAGCGATCGTTTCTGGATTGAACTTGGAGGAAGGTGTAGATGCTGATTTGAAGCTTGAGCTCTTGAAGCAGTATGTTACAGGTAGTTTGGGACTGTCTGAAGATTCCAAGACTGCTAGCAGTGTCTGTAGGTTGATAATCGCTGGAGATTCTGTAAAACCCATAAAAGAGATGTCCGATCGAAGCAACCGTGATTTCGTCACTACCAATAATTATGGGTCGAAAAACATCTCACAATACAATCCAGAGTCTCTTGTCAAGTTCGATGAGTTTTTGAGAGAAATACTTGTCAGTTTACCAGTCTCAGTCATGCCAGGGAACAACGATATGGGCGAAATATGTTTACCACAACAGCCTCTTCATAAGTCGCTATTCCACAGCAACGCCAGGTATTTGAATGGTGAATACTTAGAACGATTGACCAACCCATACTGGTTCAATTTTGGCGAATTACGTGTGTTAGGCACTTCGGGACAAAACGTCCATGATATCTTGAAAtacttgtccaagaatACAACTGCAGCACCAGAACTCATTTTAAAGATTATGGAATCCCATATCAAATGGCAGAATTTTATTCCTACGGCTCCGGACACTTTGTACTGCTATCCGTTTGACAACAGTGATCCGTTTACGTTAGTGGATGAGACTCCACATGTATATTTTGTTGGTAACCAGCAACAATATGCTAGTGAAGTATATACCTACGCTAGTACGACTACAGGAAACAGCGGTTCGGTCCGGTTGGTTAGTGTACCGAGGTTCAGCGAAACCGGCGAATTGGTATTGCTTGATTTGGATACATTGGAGACAGAAGTGGTGCAAATACTGTTGTAG
- the SSD1 gene encoding Exosomal 3'-5' exoribonuclease complex, subunit Rrp44/Dis3 (SSD1 protein (SRK1 protein) Exosomal 3'-5' exoribonuclease complex, subunit Rrp44/Dis3~go_funtion RNA binding; ribonuclease activity), which produces MSSDNLNIPGSGTKKPKNLHIAHRRSPSELTTLMVEQYNLQRQLEQVQAQQKQILQQQQLAQQQYAYPPPQQQIQQQSQQSQSSELMPPPGYRSHSRSSSTNAHRRTGSSSNNAAQGHNRRHSLGLNEAIKAAANQRQTNRTSLSPSTTTPSSSGGNDDIVSFKFPPPPSSDDSESPSSSHSRSRSLAYGQQSFKFPASNSSDNLLPPTPNFSIGQSPERGHQRRGSHYRSGSRNFDANGINSNWRAQQGASSAGNSSNTSSLEPPQASFVPGHKPRNSSYGGSVSSLSHFLPGSGGGNHGNTANNGRKSLFAPYLPQSSLPELISDGRLVTGTLRVNKKNRSDAYVSTDGLLDADIFICGSKDRNRALEGDLVAVELLVVDEVWDSKKEKEEKKRRKDNTLNSRPLNDDIHNDATSAPSNESGSTPGTSLEDENDSNEGSGLARRGSLKQRPTMKKNDDVEVEGQSLLLVEEEEINDDVKPLYAGHVVAVVDRIPGQLFAGTLGLLRPAQAAQAALDKKSGKESSVQTPKSPKIVWFKPTDKKVPLIAIPTEQAPRDFVENHEKYANRLFVASIKRWPITSLHPFGTLVSRLGKIEDPNTEIDSILRDNNFLCDEYPDDYSDPSSNVYDLPSTEAELSNPDRIEYLNDYIIAFTQNGTFVDHALHVKRLSNTRIELGFHVVDVSYYIKPGSTLDRKSKKRSSSVFLPQKIAHLFPEQVNEVLSFKENERNLALSVVFEIDTANFEVEDLYIHESIVVPKQLVSYDAFDSILEGTPIDSISSATCDYIKTFSLIAKEFRRQRLDNRELGITPNLTLLDQLDDEKVRLNLNIFKDSLAYDIIFEISHKVNNAIAAKVHAGLGEQALLRRHPLPTLQKMETFVRKATNLGFKIDTTTSSTLQKSILSIEDPVKRKCIETLLYKCMSRGKYYVAGKQDPDSYGHYYYNLPLYTHFTAPLRRYADLIVHRQLKAVLNKVEEEKDLDSLKATADYCNFKKDCAANAQAQAIHLLLSQTINEVSENAGQLLCMGTVLQVYESSFDVFIPELGVEKRVHGDQLPLVKAEFDKATRTLELTWEKGVDSATYIPADEQSSLSYRNSIKNKYRTSALQAAKLQNKTLLEKNNVTTDSIIEKLARLNLEPPSLSIPALKSSSGTSENEPTQGKESTRSMPSSPTQSEFPKNTRTNSSSLLQNDASADSFNGLAPYLQDTITRPGNVQVIKELNQVPVLIRAEIGMALPCLTVRVLNPFAEEQ; this is translated from the exons ATGAGCTCAGACAATCTCAACATTCCTGGTTCTGGAACTAAGAAACCCAAGAACCTCCACATCGCCCACCGGCGGCTGCCTTCGGAATTGACAACGTTGATGGTGGAACAGTACAATCTCCAGCGACAATTGGAACAAGTCCAGGCACAACAGAAGCAGATTctccagcagcaacaattgGCTCAACAGCAATACGCTTATCCACCACCACAACAGCAGATTCAACAGCAATCCCAACAGTCACAATCTTCAGAACTCATGCCACCTCCTGGTTATCGTTCTCACCTGAGATCATCGTCCACTAATG CACACAGAAGAACTGGCTCTTCGTCCAACAACGCAGCGCAGGGCCACAACAGAAGACATTCGCTTGGTTTGAACGAAGCCATCAAAGCAGCTGCAAACCAGAGGCAGACCAACAGAACTTCTTTGAGCCCATCGACAACTACACCTTCGTCTTCTG GTGGAAACGATGACattgtttctttcaaatttcCACCACCTCCGTCCAGCGATGATTCTGAATCGCCTTCGTCGTCTCATTCTCGTTCCAGGTCTCTAGCTTATGGCCAACAATCGTTTAAGTTCCCTGCATCTAACTCTTCGGACAACTTGTTGCCTCCCACTCCTAACTTCTCGATCGGCCAGAGTCCCGAACGAGGCCATCAGAGACGAGGATCTCACTACAGAAGTGGATCCCGCAACTTTGATGCCAATGGTATCAACTCAAACTGGAGAGCTCAGCAAGGAGCCAGTTCAGCTGGCAACAGTAGTAACA CTTCTCTGCTAGAACCACCTCAGGCGTCATTTGTTCCTGGTCACAAGCCTCGTAACAGCTCGTATGGAggttctgtttcttctttgtcgCACTTCTTGCCTGGATCTGGTGGTGGAAATCACGGAAACACTGCTAACAATGGCCGCAAGTCTCTTTTCGCTCCTTATTTACCCCAGTCGTCTTTGCCAGAGTTGATTAGCGATGGTCGTTTGGTTACAGGTACGTTAAGAGTTaacaaaaagaacagaTCAGACGCCTATGTCTCAACGGATGGTTTATTGGATGCTGATATCTTTATTTGTGGCTCAAAAGATCGTAACAGAGCCTTGGAAGGCGACTTAGTAGCTGTAGAGTTGCTAGTGGTCGACGAGGTTTGGGAttccaagaaagagaaagaagagaaaaagagaagaaaagacaacaCGTTGAATTCCAGACCATTGAATGACGATATCCACAATGATGCTACTTCTGCACCTTCGAACGAGAGTGGAAGTACCCCAGGTACATCcttagaagatgaaaacgaCAGCAATGAGGGGTCTGGTTTGGCTAGAAGAGGCTCGTTGAAACAAAGACCCAccatgaagaagaatgacGACGTAGAGGTAGAGGGCCAGTCGTTATTAttggtggaagaagaagagatcaaTGACGATGTCAAGCCGTTGTATGCTGGCCATGTAGTTGCAGTTGTAGACCGTATTCCTGGGCAATTATTTGCTGGTACATTGGGCTTATTGCGACCAGCGCAAGCCGCCCAGGCTGCATTGGATAAGAAAAGCGGTAAAGAATCTTCGGTACAGACCCCCAAGTCTCCCAAGATTGTTTGGTTCAAGCCTACGGACAAGAAAGTGCCCTTGATCGCCATTCCTACGGAACAAGCACCCAGAGATTTTGTAGAGAATCACGAAAAGTATGCCAACAGGTTGTTTGTGGCCTCAATTAAGAGATGGCCTATTACATCGTTGCATCCTTTCGGTACTTTAGTTAGTAGGTTGGGCAAGATTGAAGACCCCAACACTGAGATTGATTCCATCTTGAGGGATAATAACTTTTTATGTGACGAGTATCCCGATGATTATTCAGATCCTTCGTCCAACGTCTATGACTTACCCAGCACCGAAGCTGAATTGTCCAATCCCGATAGAATCGAGTACTTAAACGATTACATTATTGCATTTACTCAGAATGGTACGTTTGTGGACCATGCTTTGCATGTCAAACGACTTTCTAATACCAGAATTGAGTTAGGTTTCCATGTGGTTGATGTATCTTACTACATCAAGCCCGGTTCGACTTTGGACCGGAAATCCAAGAAAAGATCGTCTTCTGTGTTTTTGCCTCAGAAGATCGCACACTTGTTCCCTGAGCAGGTAAACGAAGTGCTCTccttcaaagaaaatgagCGTAATTTGGCTCTTTCTGTAGTTTTTGAGATCGACACTGCcaactttgaagttgaGGACTTGTACATTCATGAGTCTATCGTTGTTCCCAAGCAGTTGGTGAGCTACGATGCCTTCGACTCGATTTTAGAAGGTACCCCAATCGACAGTATCTCTTCGGCTACCTGCGATTATATAAAGACTTTCAGTTTGATAGCTAAAGAGTTCCGTCGGCAGAGGTTGGATAACCGTGAGTTAGGCATAACTCCAAACTTGACATTGTTGGACCAATTGGATGATGAGAAGGTACGTTTGAACTTGAATATTTTCAAGGACAGTTTAGCCTACGACATCAtctttgaaatttcacACAAGGTCAATAATGCTATAGCTGCCAAGGTGCATGCTGGTTTGGGTGAACAGGCGCTTTTGCGTCGTCATCCTTTGCCTACGttgcagaagatggagaCGTTTGTGAGAAAGGCCACAAATTTGGGCTTCAAGATTGACACCACCACTTCGTCGACCTTGCAAAAGTCGATCTTGCTGATTGAAGACCCCGTCAAACGCAAGTGCATAGAGACGTTGTTGTACAAGTGTATGTCCAGAGGTAAATACTATGTTGCTGGAAAGCAGGATCCCGATTCCTATGGTCATTACTACTACAATCTTCCTCTTTACACTCACTTCACGGCTCCTTTGAGAAGATATGCTGACTTGATAGTCCATAGACAATTAAAGGCCGTGTTGAATAAGgttgaagaggaaaaggATTTGGATTCTTTGAAGGCTACTGCTGATTACTGtaacttcaagaaggactGTGCTGCCAACGCACAAGCCCAGGCAATCCATTTGTTGTTATCACAGACAATTAACGAAGTCAGCGAGAATGCTGGTCAGTTATTGTGTATGGGAACAGTACTCCAGGTTTATGAATCATCTTTTGATGTGTTTATACCTGAGTTGGGAGTTGAAAAGAGAGTCCACGGCGATCAACTTCCTTTGGTGAAGGCCGAGTTTGACAAGGCTACACGCACTTTGGAGTTGACCTGGGAGAAAGGCGTAGATTCTGCCACATACATTCCTGCGGATGAGCAATCGTCGTTGTCGTACAGAAACtcaatcaagaacaagtacAGAACTTCAGCATTACAAGCAGCCAAGTTACAGAATAAGActcttttggaaaagaacaatGTGACAACTGACTCCATCATCGAGAAGTTGGCCAGATTGAACTTGGAACCTCCCTCTTTGTCTATTCCAGCATTGAAGAGTAGTAGTGGAACCAGCGAAAACGAACCAACACAAGGTAAGGAATCTACAAGATCGATGCCTTCTTCGCCTACACAGTCTGAGTTCCCCAAGAACACCAGGACAAACTCATCTTCTCTCCTCCAGAACGATGCTTCGGCCGACTCCTTCAACGGATTGGCTCCATACTTACAAGACACCATCACGAGACCGGGCAATGTTCAAGTCATTAAGGAGTTGAACCAGGTCCCAGTGTTGATCCGGGCCGAGATCGGCATGGCACTCCCATGTTTGACGGTTCGTGTCTTGAATCCATTTGCAGAGGAACAATAG
- a CDS encoding predicted protein: protein MRREKATWEALLKHPLYTCLSDIPPDLDQFTWDEIDFVLATLDRVIGPIARLPVPSKHLPVYLQFCDGWNEICEQSRELYLVHDMHTENEELKSLNTGDFDESEKRIYGTINKNVTLWLRFHLNLDESYKNVYECIKFATQKAEIEDRRIKNNMSLEDDRNGFRLEELAQFLQVSVKMEAWIYSLPKITYEDEYTTNNYDIDYSLSYMAWKQLCEQCPILDKLCLIDCHNVEIRTKTRESVTEREFYMMKRISEKVIHVLKMRLGLDKFCDTIYECIKFIKDRVDGSCKYQQIELPEELSDQISAQQRHYIRHMVIYTNEFLDKLPDITPESQEYVPLLQGWTYLCERNPTLYTMVGMNSEDDRLKKIANGILSGKDLEILKTIDAILARDFQKKLGLDLKFKNLFECQQYLEEKCSEKLIEQKKELNTGTQKQIKEARPMIKEIFESKDVSTL, encoded by the coding sequence CTACTCAAGCATCCCTTATATACTTGTTTGTCTGACATACCTCCAGACCTCGACCAGTTTACCTGGGACGAGATTGATTTTGTGCTAGCGACTTTGGACCGTGTCATCGGCCCAATTGCACGTCTTCCTGTGCCCAGCAAGCATCTTCCCGTGTACCTCCAGTTCTGTGATGGCTGGAACGAGATCTGTGAACAGTCCCGGGAACTCTACTTGGTTCATGACATGCATACCGAGAATGAAGAACTCAAGCTGCTTAACACAGGTGACTTTGATGAAAGCGAAAAGAGAATATACGGCACTATTAACAAGAACGTGACTTTATGGTTGAGATTtcatttgaatttggatGAATCCTACAAGAACGTCTACGAGTGTATTAAGTTCGCTACCCAGAAAGCAGAAATCGAAGatagaagaatcaaaaataacATGAGTCTAGAAGATGATCGCAACGGTTTTAGGCTCGAAGAGTTGGCACAGTTCTTGCAGGTCTCAGTGAAGATGGAAGCTTGGATATACCTGCTTCCAAAGATTACTTATGAAGACGAGTACACCACTAACAACTATGATATCGATTACTCTCTAAGCTACATGGCATGGAAACAATTGTGTGAACAATGTCCGATTCTCGACAAGTTATGTTTAATAGATTGCCACAATGTAGAAATCAGAACAAAGACCCGAGAAAGTGTAACGGAAAGAGAGTTTTACATGATGAAGAGAATTTCAGAAAAAGTCATTCATGTGTTGAAGATGCGGTTGGGCCTTGACAAATTTTGCGACACCATTTATGAGTGCATTAAGTTCATAAAAGACAGAGTAGACGGATCTTGTAAGTACCAGCAGATTGAACTTCCAGAGGAGCTTTCCGACCAGATATCAGCTCAACAACGTCATTACATTAGGCATATGGTTATCTACACCAATGAATTCTTAGACAAGCTTCCAGATATTACTCCAGAGAGCCAGGAGTATGTACCATTGCTTCAGGGCTGGACATACCTCTGTGAAAGGAACCCTACCTTGTACACCATGGTTGGCATGAATAGTGAAGACGAcagattgaaaaaaataGCCAACGGCATCTTGTCTGGTAAAGACCTTGAGATACTCAAGACTATAGACGCCATCTTGGCCAGAGACTTCCAGAAAAAGCTTGGTTTAGATTTGAAGTTTAAAAATCTATTTGAATGTCAGCAGtacttggaagagaaaTGTCTGGAAAAACTCATagaacagaagaaggaacttAATACAGGGACTCAGAAACAGATTAAAGAAGCACGACCTATGATTAAAGAAATATTTGAAAGCAAAGACGTATCAACATTATAA